AATTCCTGAATGAGCAAGAGAAGGTTCTGATCATTGATGACTTTTTAGCAAAAGGCCAGGCAGCTCTTGGGCTCATAGAATTAGTCAAGCAATCAGGAGCTGAAATTGCCGGAATCGGCATTGTCATCGAGAAAGAATTCCAGGAAGGCGGGGAGCAGCTTCGCAAGATTGGCTACCGTGTCGAGTCCCTGGCTAGAATTAAGTCACTAAAAGACGGTATGGTGACATTCAAAAAAGAGGAGGAAATCATCCATGAAGGTTAATAAATGGCAAACGGCTTCATTAGGCTTGCAGCATGTCCTTGCCATGTACGCAGGGGCAGTGATTGTTCCGTTATTAGTAGGCGGGGGCATTGGACTGACGCCTGAGCAGCTTACCCATCTTGTCTCTATCGATATATTGATGTGCGGGATTGCGACCTTACTACAAGTGTGGAAGAATCGCTTCTTTGGAATCGGCCTGCCAGTCGTTCTTGGCTGCACATTCACAGCCGTTGGTCCGATGATTGCCATTGGCGGAGATTATGGCATTCCAGCCATTTATGGCGCAATTTTAGCCTCAGGATTATTTGTCATTCTAATCAGTAAGTATTTCAGCAAATTATTGGCCTTTTTCCCGCCGGTCGTTACAGGCTCAGTTGTGACGATTATCGGGATGACCTTGATTCCAACAGCTATGAATAATATGGCTGGAGGACAAGGCTCAAGCGATTATGGCTCATTATCCAACATTCTGCTTGCTTTTGGTACATTGCTATTTATTGTCATTTTATATAAATTTTCTACTGGGTTCTTACGAGCCATCTCGATTCTGCTTGGGTTGATTGCCGGTTCGGTTGCGGCAGCCTTCATGGGTAAGGTAGATATTCAAGCCATTCTTGATGCAGATGTGGTATTAACCCCACAGCCATTCTATTTTGGATTGCCATCATTTGAATTGATTCCAATCCTGACGATGATCTTGGTTGCGATGGTCAGCCTTGTTGAATCAACTGGCGTTTATCTCGCCCTATCGGATATTTGCGAAGAGAAATTAGAAGAAAAAGATTTTGCAAAAGGCTACCGTGCGGAAGGAGTGGCGATTTTCCTTGGCGGTATTTTCAATGCATTGCCGTACACAACTTACTCCCAAAACGTCGGCTTGATCCAAATGTCTGGTGTGCGCTCGAAAAATGTCATTTATACAGCGGGTGCCTTCCTTGTTATTCTTGGCTTCAGCCCAAAAATTGCTGCCTTGACGACCGTCATCCCAAGTGCGGTACTAGGCGGCGCAATGGTCGCGATGTTCGGCATGGTTCTGTCAGCGGGCATCAAAATGCTCAGTAAGGTTGATCTCCAGTCACAAGAGAACCTCTTAATCATTGCCTGTGCATGCGGACTTGGCCTTGGCGTATCCGTTGTGCCGGAAATGTTCCAAAACCTGCCTTCAGGACTAAGGATCTTGACGGAGAACGGAATTGTCGCAGGCGGACTAACGGCGATGGCGCTCAACTTGATTTTCAATGTATTGGGGAAAAAAGCGAAAAAAGGCAGCCAATTGCTTCAAAGTAAGGAAGAAGTGGCTTCGTCATAATATAGATGCTTGAGGATATACTTAAACCGAAAAGCGAACTCACACGGGATATGGATCTGTAAAGGGAAAATAAACTCCTCCGATTAGAGAGAGAATCTAAAAAAAGTTGCGCGCTTTTCAGATGAATCCGCAAGGCTATCTCAAAAAGCGTAAGCAACGTTTCCATCCAACTCAAAGAAATTATTCAGATTGAAGGATGTCAAACAGGTGCGGGATTCCCAAGTCCCCCATCAAGTTCGCGAAACAGATGAAGGGAAGTTGATGGGGGAATTTAAGGCCAATCAGGGATAAATCCCTATAGACCACCGTGTTTTGTGCTCGATGAATGTGAGAAACACAGCTTTTAGCTTGCCCGCGTCCTGATATAACTGGATTGACTTACAGCTACTGCACGTCATATTACAATTAATTAAGTACAAAAAGGATAGGTAAAGCTATTCGTCCGCTTTACCTATTCTTAAATCATTGGTTAATTAGAATCCCCGTCGTCTTCTTCTCTCAAATTTGAATTCAATCTCAACGAGGGAAAACGTATTCTTCTTAAATCGTCTCGAAAAAACAAATCTCTTCGACCAAACATTTATAATATTCTAATCGTATTTCCGAAGTCTGTATGAACAAGGGGAGTTAAACTAAACCTGCCCCTTGTTCCGTACAATTTAGTAGTGGCTCATAAAAGAAGCTCCAACAATGATGAGTAGAATGAACAACACAACGACAAAAGCAAAAGAGTTTTTATCTCTACGTTCACTTCTGTATTCTTCCATTTATTACACCTCCCATTACTTGAAAATAAGGGACTCAACTCGTTCTAACCAAACCATTTCATTTATTTAACGAAGCTGCCCAGTACGATAATTAACAGAATGAACAATACAACGATTAAGGCAAAATTGCTCCCGCTAGAACTACGGCCATAGCCTCCGTCATAACCACCGCTATAACCTCCGTCATATCCACATCTCATCTTTTTCACCACCTATTTATTCGAATAGTTAATAGGATAAGGAATCCTACAACATATATATATAATTTAAAGACAAGCATTGTTTGGACAAACATCATCGTGTTAGAGAAAATCAGCGGTATCCTTAAACATTTCTAAATATAAAAAAAGCGTCTGCGATATATGCACACACCTTCTCTGGGGTGATTATAAAAATCTGGGAGCTCAATAACATATGCACTCAGAAGCTGTATGGCACTAGAGGTAATTAAAGGTAAATTTAAATAGAGAAATGACAAAACGGCCATATTTTAATTTTTGTACAAGTGTCCACACTCAGAAAAAAATTAATCATAATATAAAGATGAAAAGAGGGGAGGGGAACTAATTGGAGGAGAATAATAAGCAACAAAATCAAAAGACGAATGCAGAAATGGACCGTTTTTCACAATTCTTTTTTGGAAAGAGTTCACATAGAGAATCTGACAAAAAAGCCGAAAATGACTCACAAGTATTGTCTGAACAAAAAGAACAAACGTCTTACGATGACAGATATAATCGGAACAATGATTGGTTTTTTGGCGTTAAGAGAAAAGAAGATACACCGAGTCCTCAGACCGATCAAAATCATATAGAAACTATTCTTAACAATGTGGATTTTGAATTACTTATGGAAACGATTGATATGCTTGTTACAACAACTCAACCATTAATTAAAGAAATAACCCCATTTTTTCATAGGTTTATTAAGAAGTTCAAATCCGACTAAAATGCCTAGTGTTGAGCTGGAAATTGTCGTGTGAATAGAACAATAATATAGCTGCAAATAAACTAACTAACAAGAGTAGGCTCACCAATAGGCAAATATCTATTTCTCTTTTAAAACCATTTGAGGAGATATAAATGGGAAAGTCGATTTTTTGGTGACGGTATGGGTTATCGATGTTATCATTTCCATCATCATGGTTTCCATCAGGTATGTTGCTGTTAATCAGCTAACATGAAAATAAACTTCCGTAACTGATAAAGAAGCCAATTCTAAAGAGGACCAATCGTATTTGTATTAGGAAGAAGTCACATTTATATATATTATTGTCCATACCTTAAATAACTTTAGTAAGTTGTTTTGGCTTGTATCTAACGGAAGGCTTTATAACATATATAATTTGTATCCGTGCCTTTATAAGCGAGCTAAGTTAAAAAGTATATGTGTTTGCTATTCGTACATATATTGAAATGTTGAGGTTAAACAACGTGGATATAAAAACGTAGAGAACATGTTTATTTCTTTAAATCCATTTACACAACAGGTGCCTTTCAGGTCATCCTCGGCTTCAGTCTGATAATTGCGCCATGGCGACCGTCATCCAAATGCTCAGCAAGGTTAATCATCAGTTACAAGAGAACCTCCTAACCATTGCCTGTGCATACGGATAACGGCGATGGACTCAACTAGATATTTAATGTATTCGGCAAAAAAGCGAAAAAAGGCAGCCATTGCTTAAAAGTAATGAAGAAGTGGCTCATTCATAATATAGGAGCCTTTAATAAAAAACCTAAGCTTAATGCTTCATTTCATTGCGAATTAATCCTATTAAAGAAATCAAAGAGGAGACAGTTATCTGTCTCCTCTTTATCTATTATTCAAATCAAGCGAGTTCTTTTCAATTCGATCCAAGCGTTCCTTAATATTCTGGATTTCTACTTGTTCCATCTTCAATTTCTCTTCCGATATTCGGCTGTTCCTCAAGTATGTTTTTATCATCTTGATAAGGACCACAATGGCAATAACGATAATGGCAACTATGGCTAGGAGGATAAACGGCAGTATAGCCGTAAATACCTCTACAAAGTTTGATGTTTCGCCCTTTGTTGGAATAATCACATCCTGTTCCACTTTTTTGTCACCCCTAAAAGTATATTTATGGCTGCTGCGACTAACGGAATTGTTGTTCTCGAGAACGAGCAGTTTAAAGTTGTTAACATGAAATTAATTTACTTATAAAGCAAGTTATTTTTCTGTGAGAAGGTACTGCTTTTTTAACAATATCGATCAACGGGAGCTTATATATTCTCAGAGGGAAATTGCGGAAAGATAGTAGTGCTGATTTCTCAGTATAGATGGACATCAGTGGTGCTTCGTTGCATTATTGTTATAGGTGCTCTTTGCAAACACGAACGAAGTTAATGCGAAAAGGATAAGGAATATGGCAAGAAGGCCATAGGCTGCACCCTCAAAACCTCGAATATACTCCAACCCAATGTAGAATAGAACAAAGGAAACGGCAATTGTCATAAGACCTGGCAATAACCGTAAACCTAAGGGCATATCTTTTTTGCTAAGCCACCAAGTAAGCAACAGGATACATATACCCGGTATTAAGGCCATGAGGAATGGCCCGAAAAACATCATCACAAATCCCCTCCAAATTTAGTTTTATCTATATGTATATTTTAACATAAAATTCCAAATATCCCAGTGAATATATAAAGGGTCTGTTTTCCTCAACTGGCTGAGTGACTTGCCTTAGATGAGTGGAGAGTAGCAGTTTGGCTGTGAAAAAACGGTTCTACCAAAAAATAAGCATTTACCGATTACTTTGAGTGCTTAAACATAAAGAATGCCCCTAAATCGTTAGATTCGAATGTCTAACCATTTAGGGGCAGTTATCCTTCATAAGAGTCTGTCTACAGTCTGAAAGGGAAGATTCATCAATTGAATCTTTCCTTTTGTTCATATCGACTTCTTCATGCCGCACTGCCGGCATTCACGAAGGAACACCATATCCTTGACCGAGCTCTTGAAATGCGTGTTTCCACAATTATCGCAGCGGCCTGCAATCTTATCTGGCAGCTCCTTATATGTATATATTTTATTGAGGTCATACTCCTGCTTTTCCTGTTCTTCCACTATCCATCACCTTCAATGCTTGTTGTCTGTAACTATTATATCAAAAAACTTACGGATTATAGCTTATAGGAACAGATTTTCGTTTAGCTTGCTTACTAATGTATGTTTATTAACAATCAATAAAACTATTTAAAATAGGTATTCTGATTGCACTGTTCTGTTTATAAAAAACAAAAATCAAGGTTTATTCCTTTTAACAGTTTAGGATATATATCTATATTTTTTCGGAAAATTAAGCTTAAATTACAATACGTAGTTAACAAGCTAGAATTTCAGGGCTCTTCCTAAAAGAAAATTCATGACTAAGGAATAGCTCCGTATGTTATCACATGCTAAATAGGCGAAAAATGATGACATTTACTGTCGTTTTATTTTTTTCATGAAAACCGCTCTGTGAAAGGCTTTCAGCTAAAACGAACAGGCCTGTACATGACAAGTGTCATATAGGCGCTATGACAGCTATGTCTGCAAAGAAAACTTTTTATTTTCTATAATGTATGAAGAGAACAATCAATAAAGAATAAGGGATGGGACGATATGAAAATGAAAGAAGAACAGCTTCGGCTGAGAAAATCGATGAACCCATATGAGAAATCAGAAACAAAGGAAAGCATAAAACAAATCATAAACACTTTTGTACCTTTCTTC
This DNA window, taken from Pradoshia eiseniae, encodes the following:
- a CDS encoding YesK family protein, whose translation is MMFFGPFLMALIPGICILLLTWWLSKKDMPLGLRLLPGLMTIAVSFVLFYIGLEYIRGFEGAAYGLLAIFLILFALTSFVFAKSTYNNNATKHH
- a CDS encoding nucleobase:cation symporter-2 family protein, translating into MKVNKWQTASLGLQHVLAMYAGAVIVPLLVGGGIGLTPEQLTHLVSIDILMCGIATLLQVWKNRFFGIGLPVVLGCTFTAVGPMIAIGGDYGIPAIYGAILASGLFVILISKYFSKLLAFFPPVVTGSVVTIIGMTLIPTAMNNMAGGQGSSDYGSLSNILLAFGTLLFIVILYKFSTGFLRAISILLGLIAGSVAAAFMGKVDIQAILDADVVLTPQPFYFGLPSFELIPILTMILVAMVSLVESTGVYLALSDICEEKLEEKDFAKGYRAEGVAIFLGGIFNALPYTTYSQNVGLIQMSGVRSKNVIYTAGAFLVILGFSPKIAALTTVIPSAVLGGAMVAMFGMVLSAGIKMLSKVDLQSQENLLIIACACGLGLGVSVVPEMFQNLPSGLRILTENGIVAGGLTAMALNLIFNVLGKKAKKGSQLLQSKEEVASS
- the yjcZ gene encoding sporulation protein YjcZ — protein: MRCGYDGGYSGGYDGGYGRSSSGSNFALIVVLFILLIIVLGSFVK
- a CDS encoding YjcZ family sporulation protein, whose product is MEEYRSERRDKNSFAFVVVLFILLIIVGASFMSHY